In one window of Halorubrum sp. BV1 DNA:
- a CDS encoding HEWD family protein, with product MSVTITPPRERECELCGRTERWDDDRDGWQIADEPGEVYCIHEWDINGSFTPIEASESS from the coding sequence ATGAGCGTCACCATCACGCCGCCGCGCGAGCGCGAGTGCGAGCTGTGCGGTCGGACGGAGCGGTGGGACGACGATCGCGACGGCTGGCAGATTGCAGATGAACCCGGCGAGGTGTACTGTATCCACGAGTGGGACATCAACGGCTCGTTCACGCCGATCGAGGCGTCGGAATCGTCCTGA
- a CDS encoding alkaline phosphatase family protein: MGLFDRLRGNDTPRVAFLGIDGLPHGLVVDNPDTFSTLSTIADEGDGGQIDSTVPPDSSACWPVLASGVNPGETGVYGFQDREIGSYDTYVPMGRDVQATRVWDRATEAGLDATVMNAPVTFPPQRTVQRMVSGYLSPDIDSAAHPDELRKHLAESDYRLSVNAKLGHRSDKTDFIKHARETLDARYDAFSHYLAEDDWDLFFGVFTAPDRVNHFLWNDYTDGGTYRDDFLSFYSALDDHIGAIRGRLPDDVVLVVGSTHGFTRLRHDVYCNEWLEREGWLSYDDNEHDTLSDIDDDTRAYSLVPGRFYLNLEGREPTGSVPASEYEAVRAELQEDLRTWEGPNGNPVAKRVVERETVFRGDHDEIAPDLVVIPNEGFDLKSGFRPHDRVFDPDGPRTGMHTFEDAGLFVDHPDAKVEDADLLDVAPTLLRLLDVDYGRTDLDGASLV, from the coding sequence ATGGGTCTCTTTGACCGGCTGCGAGGGAACGACACTCCGCGAGTGGCGTTCCTCGGGATCGACGGCCTCCCGCACGGTCTCGTCGTCGACAACCCGGACACGTTCTCGACGCTGTCGACGATCGCCGACGAGGGCGACGGGGGACAGATCGACAGCACCGTCCCGCCAGATTCGAGCGCGTGTTGGCCGGTGCTCGCGAGCGGGGTCAACCCCGGAGAGACTGGCGTGTACGGGTTTCAGGACCGTGAGATCGGATCCTACGACACGTACGTGCCGATGGGTCGCGACGTGCAGGCGACCCGCGTGTGGGACCGCGCCACAGAGGCCGGGCTCGACGCGACGGTCATGAACGCTCCGGTCACCTTCCCGCCACAGCGAACGGTCCAGCGGATGGTCTCCGGCTATCTCTCGCCGGACATCGACTCGGCCGCTCACCCCGACGAGCTTCGCAAACACCTCGCCGAGAGCGACTATCGACTCTCGGTCAACGCGAAACTCGGGCACAGATCCGATAAGACCGACTTCATCAAGCACGCCCGGGAAACGCTCGACGCTCGTTACGATGCCTTCTCACACTATCTCGCCGAGGACGATTGGGACCTGTTTTTCGGCGTGTTCACCGCACCGGATCGGGTGAACCACTTTTTGTGGAACGATTACACCGACGGCGGAACGTACCGTGACGACTTCCTCTCGTTTTATTCCGCCCTCGACGACCACATCGGAGCGATTCGCGGCCGTCTTCCGGACGATGTCGTTCTCGTCGTCGGGTCCACGCACGGATTCACGCGACTCCGACACGACGTGTACTGCAACGAGTGGCTCGAACGAGAGGGCTGGCTCTCGTATGACGACAACGAGCACGACACGCTCTCCGACATCGACGACGACACCCGGGCGTACTCGCTCGTTCCCGGCCGGTTTTACCTCAATTTGGAGGGCCGCGAGCCAACTGGATCCGTTCCCGCCTCCGAGTACGAAGCGGTCCGCGCCGAACTCCAAGAAGACCTCAGAACGTGGGAGGGTCCGAACGGGAACCCCGTCGCAAAACGCGTCGTCGAGCGTGAGACGGTGTTCCGCGGCGACCACGACGAGATCGCACCGGACCTCGTCGTCATCCCGAACGAGGGATTCGATCTCAAGTCCGGCTTCCGCCCGCACGACCGCGTGTTCGACCCCGACGGCCCACGGACGGGAATGCACACCTTCGAAGACGCCGGGCTGTTCGTCGATCATCCGGACGCGAAGGTCGAGGACGCGGATTTACTCGATGTCGCACCGACCCTCCTCCGGCTCCTCGACGTCGACTACGGGCGGACCGACCTCGACGGCGCGAGCCTCGTATAG